In a single window of the Streptomyces cinnabarinus genome:
- a CDS encoding cupin domain-containing protein: MLEVKTLDKPDERRDFPRGHLEAVHMTDLDFAIGTMEPGWRWSESVGPIAGTKSCQMHHNGYVVQGRMHITMDEGGEVEVGPGDVFVISPGHDAWVVGDEQVVLYDFQGQTAREFAKK, translated from the coding sequence GTGCTGGAAGTGAAGACGCTCGACAAGCCGGACGAGCGGCGTGATTTCCCTCGTGGCCACCTCGAAGCCGTCCACATGACGGATCTGGACTTCGCCATCGGGACCATGGAGCCCGGCTGGCGCTGGTCCGAGTCCGTGGGCCCGATCGCGGGCACCAAGAGCTGTCAGATGCACCACAACGGATACGTGGTTCAGGGCCGCATGCACATCACTATGGATGAGGGCGGCGAGGTCGAAGTAGGGCCTGGCGACGTCTTCGTCATCTCGCCGGGGCATGACGCCTGGGTCGTGGGCGACGAACAGGTCGTGCTGTACGACTTCCAGGGTCAGACAGCGAGGGAGTTCGCGAAGAAGTAG
- a CDS encoding pyridoxal-phosphate dependent enzyme, whose product MTTTPPLTLDDVRDAATRLRGVAHRTPVLRSRTLDGLVGAEVFLKCENFQRVGAFKFRGAYNAASRLTPEQLARGIAAYSSGNHAQAVALAARELGTTAVIVMPEDAPPSKRRATEGYGAEIVTYDRYTGDREAIAEALATERGLALIPPYEHPHVMAGQGTAALELLEEVGELDALLAPVGGGGLIAGCGTVAKGLYPGLRLIGVEPEAGDDTKRSLEAGRRIEIPVPKTIADGQALHTPGELTFSVNRRLVDAIALVGEDEIRQAMRFAFDRLKIVVEPSGATPLAALLTGRIERLPSRVGVIVSGGNVDAGRFAELCGTAP is encoded by the coding sequence GTGACGACCACCCCGCCCCTCACGCTCGACGACGTCCGCGACGCGGCCACCCGCCTCAGGGGCGTCGCCCATCGCACCCCCGTTCTGCGCTCCCGCACGCTCGACGGACTCGTCGGCGCCGAGGTCTTCCTCAAGTGCGAGAACTTCCAGCGCGTCGGCGCCTTCAAGTTCCGCGGCGCCTACAACGCGGCCTCCCGCCTGACGCCGGAACAACTCGCCCGCGGCATCGCCGCCTACTCCTCCGGCAACCACGCCCAGGCCGTCGCCCTCGCCGCCCGCGAACTCGGCACCACCGCCGTGATCGTCATGCCCGAGGACGCCCCGCCGTCCAAGCGGCGCGCGACGGAGGGCTACGGCGCCGAGATCGTCACCTACGACCGCTACACCGGCGACCGCGAGGCCATCGCCGAGGCCCTCGCCACGGAGCGCGGACTCGCTCTCATCCCGCCCTACGAACACCCCCATGTCATGGCCGGACAGGGCACGGCCGCGCTGGAACTCCTCGAAGAGGTCGGCGAGTTGGACGCCCTGCTGGCGCCGGTCGGCGGCGGTGGGCTCATCGCCGGGTGCGGCACCGTCGCCAAGGGGCTGTACCCCGGGCTGCGGCTGATCGGCGTCGAGCCCGAGGCCGGGGACGACACCAAGCGCTCGCTCGAAGCGGGACGGCGCATCGAGATCCCGGTGCCGAAGACCATTGCCGACGGCCAGGCCCTGCACACCCCCGGCGAACTCACCTTCTCCGTCAACCGACGGCTCGTCGACGCCATCGCCCTGGTCGGCGAGGACGAGATCCGGCAGGCGATGCGGTTCGCCTTCGATCGGCTGAAGATCGTCGTCGAACCGAGCGGCGCCACCCCCCTGGCGGCCCTGCTGACCGGCAGGATCGAGCGCCTCCCGTCCCGTGTCGGAGTGATCGTCTCCGGGGGCAACGTCGATGCCGGGCGGTTCGCCGAACTCTGCGGGACGGCGCCCTGA
- a CDS encoding helix-turn-helix transcriptional regulator, with protein sequence MNVEHAQQTLDSERDAIIAALAPVVDGLVATFGPLCEVVLHDYRRPERSVVAVAGSVTGRAVGGAMSEIGMRIVSRGAEADDDLNYVTRTRTGKLVKASTMVLRDSRGEVFGALCVNLDVTAVNEAHALLGALAGVGPAPTEAPVTAFGNDIDSVVDAILDAHQLRQNRGWAELDRAQRLELFRGLDGRGVFAVRRAVEQVAARLGISRASAYNYLAQARATTGPTPDSDGGEA encoded by the coding sequence GTGAATGTCGAGCATGCACAGCAGACCCTGGATTCCGAGCGGGACGCGATCATCGCGGCCCTGGCCCCGGTCGTCGACGGGCTCGTGGCGACCTTCGGGCCGCTGTGCGAAGTGGTCCTGCACGACTACCGGCGGCCGGAGCGGTCCGTCGTCGCGGTCGCCGGTTCGGTGACCGGGCGGGCCGTCGGCGGGGCGATGAGCGAGATCGGCATGCGGATCGTGTCCCGCGGCGCCGAGGCGGACGACGATCTGAACTACGTCACCCGGACCCGGACCGGCAAACTGGTCAAGGCGTCCACCATGGTGCTACGGGACTCCCGGGGCGAGGTCTTCGGTGCCCTCTGCGTCAACCTGGACGTCACCGCCGTCAACGAGGCCCACGCCCTGCTCGGCGCCCTCGCCGGCGTCGGCCCGGCCCCCACCGAGGCGCCGGTCACCGCCTTCGGCAACGACATCGACTCCGTCGTCGACGCCATCCTCGACGCCCACCAGCTCCGCCAGAACCGCGGCTGGGCGGAACTGGACCGCGCCCAGCGCCTGGAGCTGTTCCGTGGTCTGGACGGGCGGGGTGTGTTCGCCGTCCGGCGCGCGGTCGAACAGGTCGCCGCCCGGCTCGGCATCTCCCGCGCCTCCGCCTACAACTACCTCGCCCAGGCACGCGCCACGACCGGCCCGACTCCCGACTCCGATGGAGGAGAAGCGTGA
- a CDS encoding NAD(P)-dependent alcohol dehydrogenase, with protein sequence MKAVTQDRYGSADALAFQEVQRPEPGPGEVLVRVHAASVNAYDWHFLHGDPKVARPMMGWRGPKARIRGRDFAGVVEAVGGGVADLKPGDEVFGEADGAFAEYVCAPDDSVGPKPANLTFEQAAAIPLAGNTALIGVRDVAAVQPGQTLLVNGASGGVGTFAVQLGKAYGAEVTAVCSARNTDLARSLGADRVIDYAREDFTRAGRRYDVVLDLVGNHSLTAFRRALTPSGTLVLSGGGVYEGGSLLGPMGLFLKRRLMAPFARQRLLELPAHQSKKNLAALRELAESGRIAPVVERTYPLSEAAEAIRYLEVEHARAKVVITV encoded by the coding sequence ATGAAGGCAGTGACGCAGGACCGCTACGGCTCGGCGGACGCGCTGGCGTTCCAGGAGGTCCAGCGGCCGGAGCCGGGTCCCGGTGAGGTGCTGGTGCGGGTCCACGCGGCGTCCGTGAACGCCTACGACTGGCATTTCCTGCACGGCGACCCGAAGGTGGCGCGCCCGATGATGGGATGGCGCGGCCCGAAGGCGCGGATCAGGGGCCGGGATTTCGCGGGCGTGGTGGAGGCGGTGGGCGGTGGGGTCGCCGATCTGAAGCCCGGGGACGAGGTGTTCGGCGAGGCCGACGGCGCTTTCGCGGAGTATGTGTGCGCGCCGGACGACTCGGTGGGCCCGAAGCCCGCCAACCTCACCTTCGAGCAGGCCGCCGCGATACCCCTGGCGGGGAACACCGCGCTGATCGGCGTCCGGGACGTCGCCGCGGTGCAGCCGGGGCAGACCCTCCTGGTCAACGGGGCCTCGGGCGGCGTCGGCACCTTCGCGGTACAACTCGGCAAGGCATACGGCGCCGAGGTGACCGCCGTGTGCAGCGCGCGCAACACGGACCTGGCCCGCTCGCTCGGCGCGGACCGCGTCATCGACTACGCCCGTGAGGACTTCACCCGTGCGGGCCGGCGTTACGACGTGGTGCTGGATCTCGTCGGCAACCACTCACTGACGGCGTTCCGGCGCGCGCTCACCCCGTCCGGCACGCTGGTGCTGTCCGGCGGCGGGGTGTACGAGGGCGGCAGCCTCCTGGGACCCATGGGGCTGTTCCTGAAACGGCGGCTGATGGCGCCCTTCGCGCGTCAGCGGCTGCTCGAACTCCCGGCTCACCAGAGCAAGAAGAACCTGGCGGCCCTGCGGGAACTCGCCGAGTCCGGGCGCATAGCCCCGGTCGTCGAGCGAACGTACCCCCTGAGCGAGGCGGCCGAGGCCATCCGGTACCTGGAGGTGGAGCACGCGCGCGCCAAGGTCGTCATCACCGTGTGA